From the Brachyhypopomus gauderio isolate BG-103 chromosome 5, BGAUD_0.2, whole genome shotgun sequence genome, one window contains:
- the gprin1 gene encoding G protein regulated inducer of neurite outgrowth 1, whose product MVDTKPMDACEHTGTAVQEDIPSITQTATAKGDQLHSVAPQVPVLVDCLTSEPARGHDGAIQCDLLRDDGGSGLSGGGLTRRERYTTNIQQASQEITILVTSHESPEMEMELEVAENVDSSSSVDSATSAERGDTAEEDSLDASAVVADLIKLSQMQETSITSNTSANNSSSSNEHELPKTDRCTETHTEQVQTNSQQITHATTPEGMEASSTSSSANIKPRSEHIIYPDPKNQQGSERTENSAALKQTEPSEHRDVRQLLQGGEEPPTGQHVQTQVSLEVMYQSVATSPMTPPEGSAAFFFQYSLSKLGCSGEAPELQPETRSVAIAPMTPVATRTPDTYVETQSVATDPMTPIATSAPELQVDTRSIGTAPMTPIATKSPELQVDTRSFGTAPMTPIATKSPELQVDTRSFGTAPMTPIATKSPELQVDTRSFGTAPMTPIATKSPELQVDIRSFGTAPMTPIATKSPELQVDTRSFGTAPMTPIATKSPELQVDTRSFGTAPMTPIATKSPELQVDTRSFGTAPMTPIATTAPELQVETRSVATAPMTPIATTAPELQVETRSVATAPMTPIATTAPELQVETRSVATAPMTPIVTSAPELQVDTCTVATAPMTPIASRAPDLHVDTRSVATAPMTPITTSAPELQVETRSVGTAPMTPIATRAPGLQVETRSVATAPMTPRATRAPDLQVETRSIATAPMTPTATRAPELQVETRSIGTAPMTPIATSAPDLQVEQQVRPHSVTKGAVSPISFSSSELIPKSEPRVEAGPDTVPEPEPRPETGPDEPQEPIREVSWDEKGMTWEVYGAVVEVTVLGTAIQKHLEKRVKKQRDPPAPSLAVTPPTNTMETTTPIRSSPPATAASSRRSSARGSRKKEEGRSSRGRRRRNPFRLFFRNVRGPSCCSQARSEERH is encoded by the coding sequence ATGGTAGACACCAAGCCGATGGACGCCTGTGAACACACAGGAACAGCAGTCCAGGAGGACATCCCCTCCATCACCCAGACCGCAACAGCCAAAGGGGACCAACTTCACTCAGTGGCCCCACAAGTGCCAGTGTTGGTGGACTGTTTGACCTCTGAACCCGCACGAGGTCACGATGGCGCAATTCAGTGTGACCTACTCAGAGACGATGGAGGTAGCGGCCTTTCAGGTGGAGGTCTCACACGAAGAGAACGCTACACCACCAACATACAACAGGCCAGCCAAGAAATAACCATCCTGGTAACCAGTCATGAGTCaccagagatggagatggagctgGAAGTGGCAGAAAATGTTGACAGCTCCAGCAGTGTTGACTCTGCGACTTCAGCCGAGCGTGGAGACACAGCTGAAGAGGACAGTTTGGACGCCTCTGCAGTTGTGGCAGACTTAATCAAGCTCAGTCAGATGCAAGAAACCAGTATAACCAGTAACACTTCAGCCAATAACAGCAGTAGCTCAAACGAACATGAATTACCAAAGACTGACAGATGCACAGAAACTCATACTGAACAAGTTCAGACTAACAGTCAACAAATTACACATGCAACCACCCCAGAGGGGATGGAGGCAAGTTCCACCAGCAGTTCTGCAAACATCAAACCCAGATCGGAGCACATAATATACCCTGACCCAAAGAATCAGCAGGGGTCAGAAAGGACGGAGAACAGCGCAGCACTGAAGCAAACAGAACCTTCAGAACATAGGGACGTACGCCAGCTATTACAGGGAGGGGAAGAGCCCCCAACTGGGCAACATGTTCAAACACAGGTCAGCCTGGAGGTGATGTACCAGTCAGTAGCTACCAGTCCCATGACCCCTCCAGAAGGTTCCGCTGCTTTCTTCTTCCAGTACTCTCTGAGCAAGCTGGGATGCAGTGGAGAAGCACCCGAACTACAGCCAGAGACTCGTTCAGTTGCTATAGCTCCCATGACTCCTGTAGCAACAAGAACGCCCGACACATATGTGGAGACTCAGTCAGTTGCCACAGACCCCATGACGCCCATAGCAACAAGTGCACCTGAACTTCAAGTAGACACTCGTTCGATTGGTACAGCTCCCATGACGCCCATAGCAACAAAATCACCTGAGCTACAGGTAGATACTCGTTCATTTGGTACAGCTCCCATGACGCCCATAGCAACAAAGTCACCTGAGCTACAGGTAGATACTCGATCGTTTGGTACAGCTCCCATGACGCCCATAGCAACAAAGTCACCTGAGCTACAGGTAGATACTCGTTCATTTGGTACAGCTCCCATGACGCCCATAGCAACAAAGTCACCTGAGCTACAGGTAGACATTCGTTCGTTTGGTACAGCTCCCATGACGCCCATAGCAACGAAGTCACCTGAGCTACAGGTAGATACTCGTTCGTTTGGTACAGCTCCCATGACGCCCATAGCAACAAAGTCACCTGAGTTACAGGTAGATACTCGTTCGTTTGGTACAGCTCCCATGACGCCCATAGCAACAAAATCACCTGAGCTACAGGTAGACACTCGTTCGTTTGGTACAGCTCCTATGACACCCATAGCAACAACAGCACCTGAACTACAGGTAGAGACTCGTTCAGTTGCCACGGCTCCTATGACTCCCATAGCAACAACTGCACCTGAGCTACAGGTAGAGACTCGATCGGTTGCCACAGCTCCCATGACACCCATAGCAACAACTGCACCTGAACTACAAGTAGAGACTCGATCGGTTGCCACAGCTCCTATGACACCCATAGTAACAAGTGCACCCGAGTTACAGGTAGACACTTGTACAGTTGCCACGGCTCCCATGACACCCATAGCATCAAGGGCACCTGACTTACATGTAGACACTCGTTCAGTTGCCACGGCTCCTATGACACCAATAACAACAAGTGCACCCGAACTACAGGTGGAAACTCGCTCGGTTGGCACGGCTCCCATGACACCCATAGCAACAAGGGCACCTGGCTTACAGGTGGAGACTCGTTCAGTTGCCACGGCTCCCATGACACCCAGAGCAACAAGAGCACCTGACTTACAGGTGGAGACTCGTTCAATTGCCACGGCTCCCATGACTCCGACAGCAACAAGAGCACCTGAGTTGCAGGTAGAAACCCGTTCAATTGGCACAGCTCCAATGACACCCATAGCAACAAGTGCACCTGACCTACAGGTAGAACAGCAGGTGCGGCCTCATTCAGTCACCAAAGGTGCTGTGAGTCCCATATCCTTCAGCTCATCTGAACTCATCCCAAAGTCCGAACCACGGGTGGAGGCGGGTCCGGACACAGTACCAGAACCCGAACCACGGCCGGAGACGGGCCCGGACGAGCCCCAAGAGCCCATTCGGGAAGTGAGCTGGGATGAGAAAGGGATGACCTGGGAAGTGTATGGGGCCGTGGTGGAAGTAACCGTTCTGGGCACCGCCATCCAGAAACACCTTGAGAAACGGGTGAAGAAGCAAAGGGATCCACCTGCACCCTCACTGGCGGTGACTCCACCTACAAACACCATGGAGACCACCACTCCCATCCGGTCTAGCCCACCGGCAACAGCAGCATCCAGCCGGCGCAGTTCAGCCAGGGGAAGCCGGAAGAAAGAGGAAGGGCGATCTAGCAGGGGCAGACGCCGGCGAAACCCCTTCCGCCTCTTTTTCAGGAACGTGCGGGGGCCCAGCTGCTGTTCTCAGGCACGATCTGAGGAGAGACACTGA